One window from the genome of Cucumis melo cultivar AY chromosome 12, USDA_Cmelo_AY_1.0, whole genome shotgun sequence encodes:
- the LOC103500895 gene encoding double-stranded RNA-binding protein 2 translates to MYKNQLQELAQRSCFNLPSYTCIREGPDHAPRFKATVNFNGEIFECPQYCSTLRQAEHSAAEVALNALSNRGPPHSLAARILDETGVYKNLLQEIAQRVGAPLPQYTTFRSGLGHLPVFTGIVELAGITFTGEPAKNKKQAEKNAAMAAWSALKQLAKESASSSSEPENNDELEQITIARALLNYRQKEKLAMSNPNATIPFHKKLQIQTPRPTSPQRPPAPTSKILPLICQKAAPRSRAPFSANKIPISQSQTPVLEGSGPRPQKFSAGTALSYIPVQQFRTSCHGIAPPVTIRTAMPVFSAPPLPQPSKLPPQQVIRVPPIRIAPPVSIRQAIPVFAAPPVRKENPPVVKKEECPAPAAPKEDPPALSAPVTVPSPPTVVSTAEVEQATFTVVNSPEETKTLENLEELKI, encoded by the exons ATGTACAAGAACCAGCTTCAAGAGCTGGCGCAGAGAAGTTGCTTCAATCTTCCCTCGTATACCTGCATTAGGGAAGGACCAGACCATGCGCCAAGGTTCAAAGCTACTGTTAACTTCAATGGTGAGATCTTTGAATGTCCTCAGTACTGCTCTACTCTCCGCCAGGCTGAGCACTCCGCCGCTGAGGTCGCCTTGAACGCCCTCTCTAACCGTGGTCCTCCTCATTCGCTTGCAGCTAGGATCCTG GATGAAACAGGAGTTTACAAGAACCTCCTGCAGGAAATTGCCCAAAGAGTTGGAGCGCCATTGCCACAATATACAACATTCAGATCAGGCCTTGGCCACCTACCTGTTTTTACGGGGATAGTAGAATTGGCTGGAATAACGTTTACTGGAGAACCTGCCAAGAACAAAAAACAGGCAGAGAAAAATGCAGCAATGGCAGCTTGGTCAGCTTTAAAACAAT TGGCTAAAGAATCGGCAAGCTCTTCATCAGAACCAGAAAACAATGATGAGCTGGAGCAGATCACTATAGCTCGAGCCTTATTGAATTATcgccaaaaagaaaaattggctATGTCAAATCCAAATGCAACAATACCATTCCacaaaaaacttcaaattcaGACTCCAAGGCCAACTAGTCCCCAACGACCCCCTGCTCCCACATCGAAGATTCTTCCCTTGATTTGCCAGAAGGCAGCTCCTCGAAGCAGAGCTCCATTTTCAGCAAATAAAATTCCCATTTCTCAATCTCAAACTCCTGTACTAGAAGGCTCTGGACCCCGCCCCCAGAAGTTCAGTGCCGGAACCGCTCTTTCTTATATTCCTGTTCAGCAGTTTAGGACATCTTGCCATGGTATTGCCCCACCAGTTACAATTAGAACAGCAATGCCTGTGTTTTCTGCCCCGCCTCTACCGCAACCTTCAAAGCTTCCACCACAGCAAGTAATTCGAGTCCCTCCCATACGGATTGCCCCACCAGTTTCTATTAGGCAAGCAATTCCTGTCTTTGCTGCTCCCCCAGTACGCAAAGAAAATCCTCCTGTAGTTAAAAAAGAAGAATGTCCAGCTCCAGCTGCTCCGAAGGAAGACCCACCTGCTCTTTCCGCACCTGTGACCGTGCCCTCACCGCCTACTGTAGTATCAACTGCTGAAGTAGAACAAGCTACATTTACAGTGGTGAACAGTCCGGAAGAAACTAAGACATTAGAGAACCTCGAAGAACTCAAAATTTGA